A stretch of Thermodesulfovibrionales bacterium DNA encodes these proteins:
- a CDS encoding twin-arginine translocation signal domain-containing protein encodes MKRGIDRREFLKLAGIGGVVFISGIDSFASDQGKKGSQDDFFFVQLSDTHWGFSDAKINPDYTVTLKKAIASV; translated from the coding sequence ATGAAAAGAGGAATCGACAGAAGGGAATTCCTGAAACTTGCGGGCATTGGAGGCGTTGTCTTCATTTCGGGCATCGACAGTTTTGCCTCTGATCAGGGGAAAAAAGGAAGTCAGGATGATTTCTTCTTTGTCCAGTTATCCGACACGCATTGGGGGTTCAGCGACGCAAAGATCAACCCGGATTATACGGTTACGCTCAAGAAGGCGATCGCCTCCGT